The Erigeron canadensis isolate Cc75 chromosome 1, C_canadensis_v1, whole genome shotgun sequence genome segment ATAAAAACATCATTGGAGATGCTCTTATGTTAAGTATTGGTGACATGGTAATATGTGAAAGTGTTTAGTATTTAGGCATagttttaaaagcttttttataaagaaaaatgttaaacgAATGGCtacatttaacgtgcataaaaaatttatacattttatataaaaagcttAAATCCTGAATTTTATAGTAagtgtacaattatttaatgtACTTTATCTACAACCCTAAAGACTGCGTTTAGCAAAAACCCATTTATTAAATAACATTTATAGTATAAAAGCTTAAAATGTTTAAATTGTAATCAAAGTGGTTATTACTTTCACCATTTAGTGAGTATTAAATTACTTGTTCAGAGTGATAAAGTTATTGCATGTGTTTCGctttaacttttgttttcaCCATATCGGGTGAAGTTTAAAATAGGTGAACATCAACGATGCTGGGTGAAGTTCTTGAATTGTGTACTAAGTTAATCTAAACTCTAAAGCAATATTattcaaaaaaacaataatttaatatGTCTAAATAATAAGCTTAAAGATgtacttaaaaaaattaatgttgatGTATGATATGATTGAAGGTTAGtattaagaaagagaatgagtataaCCTAGAGATCATCAATTGaatatactccgtattagaTATGTTTTTAGGCCtatattttaagtatatatatcattagtTCTTTACTCTTATTCTGATTATAGCATATTAGCATTTAcggttgtgtttttttttctctctctgtAAATACAGAGAAATGTAATGTATTAGTGTGAGGttgttgctttttttttatttatttaaaaatgatttaatatacaatatttttCGACATGTAACAAAATACttcaaagaaaaaggttgaCACATTCCCatgagaaaaacaaaataaatcttGAAATATCATGTTTTAACAACATTGCATACAGTCCTATCCACCAACACATCCAATCATATCACAAcccaataaagtaaaaaaatctGAAAGAATTATAATAATTTGTGTAGGATTACATAGATATAGGCATGTTTGTCAAAATTAGTTAATACTTGAGCTGAAATTGGTTGAAAGTAACACTCGATATAACATTCATCGTTTTTTTCAaccttaaattaaaataaaaaattaccttTAGGGTGTTGGCAACTGCTACACTCACTACTCACTCATCACTCACTTCCAACCAATCACGTTGTGGCACCTCAAATGCATCACTCATTCACCACTCACTCAATTTTTGTTGGTATTGCCACCACTCActacatatatttaaaatatattaaaacaattttatttgggtggaagaaacaaaaaagaaaattaaatttgcTGACAAAATGAGCCTTTATGTCCTTGATTTTCATTCCACTCACTTATCACCCGATGTGATCGGACCACTCAAATTCATTCACGCGTGAGTGCTTAGGTGATAACGGCGGTGTGCGAGTGGGTCGTCCCACCACTCACTATCGGGAACACTTATCGTTGCCAACACCCTTAGAAAACTTttaagaattaattaaaaaaataccttTAAAAAACTTCTAAAAATTTCAAGAGCTTTTCGTACTAGAACAATAATTTTGAACGAAATGTCCCCCCAAGTTCCACAGCTTTAAACTCCCAAAGTATACCTAAAATCCCCTTTCCAAATACATCGTATGACCTAGCCCAATTGTTTTACATAAGAGAAAGTCCATTATTATAGTCCACTAAATTTTAGATTTTCAATACTACTCAGCATGAATTCGAATTGATGAAACAACTGAGGTTGTCGTTTATATCGTCGAATGGGGTTATGACTATGAACGGAACGTCTTCGAGGTTCACAATCTAGATATCCTTTGTTGTCTTGAGTCGTAGagttaacaaaaaacaaaaaaaaaaaagttcgaaAGAATCCTCTTTGTTATTACTTTTATGTGAATTTCagtgtatgttttttatttggttAACTAGCatctcaaaaattaaaagaggAACCTTTGTATACAATTCCaccaaaaaacatgtttttatgatGGTTATAACAGTTAAAGTCACTTTGTGTGCAATTCATATAggatctgatcaagttcattcAATTCCAACAAGAACTATCAACAAAAATCATATTCCATCCATGCATATCATAAGTTCATAACACGCTGTTACACTTGATATATCTAATTTAATAACAGTTTGTGAGGGACTTAAAAGCTATATTTAATGTGATTATAAATAGGAGAGCAAGTACCTGCGCGTTGTGGCGataaaatgatgagggtgataggtcataaagtgtgataagtcatagagtttcatagccaaatgccttagtcgtacggacTCCATTATCGGATTTAAagattcgtcgaaagtatatcgaatcacatatctatactatattaaaacaaatccacttttcaactttcaacattcaatttcaacaatatacacatattaatgcatgatgtaccatacatcaatgcatacaactttccctctcctccataaataattttattcctctaattctttcaaaatcttttatctaaaaaaccgtacatcgataaattataaaaattgtatagatgttcttaaaatttcatgctctttcattagagatgtcattcgatatactttcgacgaatttttaaatctgaggtcggagcccgtacgactaagatatttggctatgacactctatgacatatcatcttctatgacctatcaccatcaccatcaccatctcactgccgcaacgcgcaggtacttgctctcgtatatataaatgtatagtaCTTAATAATTACATTCTCGTTTTTTTAGAGGATGGATTTTAACAATGAAATAAAAGGGTAGTAGACTTGTAGTGCAGCTAAACGTTGAGGTTGTGGTgggaaaatttatttatttgtttgtttaaaacTTTCCAATTGGCTTACTAACCTTAactttaataacaaaaaaaatgtataaaccaATTCaactattaaattattataatggGGTCAAAAAGGGGCAATCGGCCAACCAACAAATATTGTTTAGGCGATCCCTCCATTTGGAAAGATTAaggtaaacaactaaacatgtTTGATTCTTGCTTTTGAAAGTATGTTATCATTAGTTTGTAGCCGTGTCTCCAAGTGGACGGTTTGTGAGTTTTACTATTAATTTGTCGTCATGTTTACGTACGGGTGGGTTGATGGCCGGGTTTAATTTTCCCTGTATTGTAGGACTAACAGGCCTGGGCTCTGTTCAACTGGATTTGGCTAACTGACCGTAACTTTTAGCCATTGGCACCCTGTACGATGTTCGGGATATAATTGTTTAGTTGgtcttttaaaaaactattttatcatttgaaataAAGCGTAGATACCCGCATGGACCTCAAAAGTAGGATATAGCATGTGAATTTTGGAAGCATCGAGGGCTCGAGGCATCTAATCGAATGGAGACTAAACAATTTGTATTTCACAAGATATCAATAGAATGAACgccataaaataacatattaaaaCGTACGTGTGAGAACTCATAATAACAAAACGTCACAGCATGAATTCATTTCAAGATAAAGTAAAAATCgtatttgttaatttgttttatattttaaccTTAGTTCTAAGATCGAGTTTATACTTTGCTAAAAGCTGACCTTATGAGCACATTTCAAGGTAGGGTTgctcgataaaaaaaaaaaaaacacacgaTTTGTGGCTTAGATTAACCAATTTGGCATTTTTTTAAAGCTCTTTTAAAATTATAGCCCTCAAATTAAAACAAACAAGACAAGCCACAAATATATACTTTCATTTGACAACCTACCCATATTTTCAGCTACTAGTTTTATGAAgacaaaaatacataaaaacaaCCTAATTCTATCTGTTGGTGTGTCAAGCCATGGAAATCTCCAATCTAGGAGGGGTGTTCGGCAATGGGAGAGCCAAGGAATCCTAGCAATGGCATGACAACACCAATATCACAACCGCCTCCACCACCCGCTCCACCGTCTAAATCTCGGtctataaagaaaaacaaacaaaaggttTTCCGAGTTGTTCGTTCTGTTTTTCATTCCCTCCCGGTCATCAACCCATCCGCATTAAAATTGTCTACCGGTGTTCTGCTAAACAAACACCGAGAAAGTTGTTCCAGTAATCATGTTACTGGAACACTTTTTGGGTACAAAAAAGGCCTTGTTAGCCTTTCAATACAAGAAACCCCCGGGACATTTCCTATGTTAATTTTGGAACTCGGGCTCGAAACAACCATGTTACAAAGAGAAATGGGTAAAGGGTTGGTTCGAATAGTGTTAGAATGTGAAAAAAGGCCCGACAAGGAGAAGATAAAGATTGTTGACGAACCGTCATGGAAAGTGTTTTGTAATGGAAAGAAGGGTGGGAATGGGGTGAAACGAGAGGCGACAACGGATGACTTGCGTATCATTGAGATGCTCCGGATGGTATCGATGGGTGCCGGAATGTTGCCAGGAAATCCTGAGGTCGAAGGCCCAAATAGTGACATGGCATATGTTAGGGCGCATTTTGATCGTGTGGTGGGGTGTAAGGATTCGGAAACACTTTATATGATGAGCCCGGATCGAAATAATGGGCTAGAATTAAGTATATTCTTTGTAAGGGTATAAATATTGGATTATCAAATGAGTTGATATTAATTTTCAATGTTAACTTTGTAATATAATTCAagaatttttcataaatattttAGGAGATCGAAGGGATTCAACCGAAATGTAGCACGAAGAATATTTCACTTTTAAGATCCAAGATTATCATAAGACACACAAATTACgttgttaattaatataatgttgTTACAACAAAGATTTGAAGATCATTATTGAGAGAAAAAATTTTTTCCCCTTAATTGTTGTGGATCTTCTACCTTGGTGGTAAAGTTTctatttatgtaaatatatatatatatagatgtatttatatttatttattgatcgATAATCCCacaagaaacaaaaaagaaaacaagatgGTTACATATATTCACAAGGTTGCTATGCCCCAATGCTTTTATTA includes the following:
- the LOC122586012 gene encoding protein MIZU-KUSSEI 1-like, which codes for MGEPRNPSNGMTTPISQPPPPPAPPSKSRSIKKNKQKVFRVVRSVFHSLPVINPSALKLSTGVLLNKHRESCSSNHVTGTLFGYKKGLVSLSIQETPGTFPMLILELGLETTMLQREMGKGLVRIVLECEKRPDKEKIKIVDEPSWKVFCNGKKGGNGVKREATTDDLRIIEMLRMVSMGAGMLPGNPEVEGPNSDMAYVRAHFDRVVGCKDSETLYMMSPDRNNGLELSIFFVRV